gaatttcaaaTTAAGATTCCTTTACTtcaggtgtattcagactggtcagcttaatttggtccggctCGAGTCTTAAACCTCGCGCTCGGTCTGCATTCTGCcagagatttttgtttttttctgttttcaactGCTGATTGGGTGTGTTTAACCAATGAGGAGCTTCAACGGCAGGTTGCTTGGAATCATGTTTgacactggccctcgaggcctggattctgacacctcTGGTTTAGAACATTGGGCGGCCGCGGTGCAGCGGTAGGTCGGTCaacccatgagtcgaagtgtccttgggctagacactgaacccccaccttgcctctggtgggaggttggcgccagtgatcagcagcggagccgccacgtgtgtgaatgtgtgtgtgactgtaaagcgctttgggccttgtcgGTAGAAAAGCGCTCCATAAGTATTTAGAACATAATGTGAAGACAAGGTGtctaaaatgagtttttttttgttttgttttttgaaacatTACCATTACAGACGTTAACAACTAACATGGGCAAGAAAACAAAGTATAAAAGGCTGAATCTCTGGAGTTGTCACCGGAGGGGTGTGGATGACCAACATATTTTTTGCTGTAAAGAACAGAACATAAAGttgcttaaaaatgttaaataggtAGGTAGATGGTAGAGAGCCATCAGTCCTGTTTACACTTACAAAAACAGCAAGATCTCCACACATGCATGTTGTATGTGGTGACATCTAAAGAACTGACAGACGTCAATGATCCTCTAATGTCCCACAAGCAAAGCCGGTgtttcccttcaaaataaaagcccaacgGTTGAATTCAAAGGGTGATGGAGGATCCCAGAAGAAATTCACTCCGATTGGTTTAATCTAACATGAACACACTGAATGGCATCAGTAGCTGCTGCACTGAAGCTGCAAAATGAAAGGAACTTCTGAGGACCATCTATGTTCCAGGCAGTGTTCAGCAGCTGACTCCCTCTGAGGCTGCGCTGGACGGAGGCAAACATTCACAGAAGTCATCCTCTTCTTTTGAACAGAACAGGAGAACATCCCAGTAAAccttcaacactttttttttgttcgttACCCATCATCAAGACACATTTCTCTAACTGAAAGAATCTCCTGGTAGCTCCGACAGCGCCGCTCCGTTTCCTCCCACGCGGCTCTACCCGCTACCCACTGCCGCTTTCCTCATCGTCTCCTCGTCCTGGACGGAGAGCTCCGTCAACTTCCGTCCCAGCCTTTCGTGAAGGTCCAGGTATTTGGCCACGCAGCGGTCCAGACAGACCGCCTCGCCCTTTGTGAGCTCCGCTTCCTTGTAGTGTGGCGGGACACACTTCCGGTGGCAAGCATTGgtcattctggaaaaaaaagaaagattccTCAGCGAACAACATTTTTCATGAAACACAAACAACTCAGACACCTCTCATGTTATTCAAGTCCCCTCTGATCATGTTTGATAATatcaagtgttcccagtggtctttgaattatgatgatgccgtttttagcctaaatcataCAATCTATAATTCATTAGAACCTCACCTCTGAGCTGTTTGGGTGGAACAACCACCCATAACAGAATTACAGATTTGCTGgtagttttttaaagtttatccTTCACCGTATCACGCTACTTACGGTtacttttgagctttttttgacGATGGATTAATGAAGACAGTTTATTATATTGATTTGTTagagagcaaacaaaaaacctgaGGCCCGTGTGGCTTATACAACTAACACAACCTAAGAAAAGCTGGTTGAATTGACTGCACCCAGCTAGTAACAAGGCAGACAACTGTGAAAAAACAGTTACTGTATatgaaacacaaacatgaaatgCATGTGTTTGGGTCaagaaataactgaaatgaTGTAAAAGTGTTTGCTGATGATTATCAATGAACTATTGACTTTCTTTACTGGATCAGAAATGTGTTGAGCACTTGGTTAATgtgataaagcattttgatgAAGTGTAATTCATATTAATAATTTGCTGAACTGATGAAAAAATGTCTCATGATAATCACCAAGTATTCCATTTTGTTACTTAATGACTAATGTGtcaactaaacaaaaacatatcaaGAAATGGCTGTGCAATATGTATACTGCAAAAGttcaataaatggttaccttaaatgtgccaaaacaatcttttggcagcttgaagtacttaacaaatcaaataaatctttgTATGCATTTGACTAattggatggagcccttttgtGTTAGTTGTTAtgtagatgagggtcatttggagtatagtTTAACTTCATAGTTAAAGGACAGCTGACTTGTGTCTAGTTTGATTGCCAAGCCACAAAATAAAGccattaaactgttgcagtgaaatggaaatgatttttttggttgttttgttatttgttaatgTATCGCAAGCAAGGTTATTATAGTCAACGAAAACaaacgaaaaaactaaaaactagaactgaaaaaacattttcgttaactgaaataaaaataaaaacgagagtttttaaaaaaacgaaaactaactaaaacggTTTGTTGTGTGAATAAAACGAACGgaaactaaataatattaaccccaaaaaatacttcgtttcgtctttgttaatacataagtcttttgggctgaaataaaatctatttacttcacgctgctagttttactgtgtatttgacccctacggcatcacgttgtctgtgacgtcacatgatgtctgtcagacactgccggctagcgtggtcatagacatttacatgagcgtgatggctgcattaaaagttgggagaaagcgggaaagtcctatttgggacttttttggaTATAACGGCATCGAAAACAAAAGCaagtgccttgtagtcgaagcaggagacaaaatttgaggaacgctcctcaaagggaaaaaccctacgaaaattacatttaaaaagcgcacacaaaaacgcaaatcaacagtacctagacaagctagcctgtcgcccgccctcccccgaaaaagaagcGAGAGCAGGTCACATAATGCTGTtatcggctgttgtattttaatttaaggatggttgtccttgtgttctctgaataataagtgtttcaaaatgtatctttgattgagtttttattatacaatacttattctggtgattttgaatcatgcacctgataaatatcctaatttacaaaaaaataaaaaaaataaaaaaataaaactaacactaaaactaataaaaactaaactaaaacgaagcaatttcaaaaaataaaaactaatataaactagtaaagctgcctctaaaaactaattaaaactaaataaatttaaaaagaaaaattcaaaacgaaataaaaactaaaactaataaaaaatccgaaactattataaccttgaTCGCAAGTTAtctcgtcatcgcaatattgatcactaagaTCGCATATCGtgggttttcctcatatcgtggaGCCCTATTATAAACTATttaaggtttttctttattttttcccccaga
The sequence above is a segment of the Oryzias latipes chromosome 1, ASM223467v1 genome. Coding sequences within it:
- the timm10 gene encoding mitochondrial import inner membrane translocase subunit Tim10 — encoded protein: MDPVKAQQLAAELEVEMMADMYNRMTNACHRKCVPPHYKEAELTKGEAVCLDRCVAKYLDLHERLGRKLTELSVQDEETMRKAAVGSG